ACCCGTCCGCAGCTCGTTCAATACGTCGTCCAGCATGCCGATCTCTCCTCGTCTCCTGCGGCGGCGAGCTTAGCACGCCAACCTCCGAGCACGCGTAACCGCGATGTGCCCCGCTCGGCAAGTTCCAGATCGTACCAAGTGAAAAAGAATTCCGAGTTGCACCATCCCGTCCGCGGCAAACTACGGTCGGCCGGAACGCACGGCAACATCGCCATGACACGCATCAAAATCGAAGGACATTCGTTGCCCCCGGCAAACGTTTCGTTCGAAGGGAAACCTTTGCCCCGTTCCTTCTACGACCGCGAGGTCCTCGACGTCGCCCCTGCCCTGATTGGCGCAATCCTCGTGCATCGATCGAACGAAGGCACGACGGCTGGTCGCATCGTCGAGTGCGAAGCGTATCGAGGTCCTGAAGATCTCGCAGCGCACAGCGCTGGAGGCAGGCGTACGCGACGCACCGAGGCCATGTTCGGTCCGCCCGGGCATACGTACATGTTTCTCCTGTACGGCGTAAATTGGGCGTTCAACGTCGTCGTTGGAGCAAGCGGTCTGCCGCACGCGATCCTCGTGCGCGCCATCGAGCCCATCCACGGATTGGACCTCATGAGCAAACGACGCGGGGTCGACCCGCATCGACTCATGCTCACGAACGGCCCTGGCAAACTCACGAACGCCATGGGCCTCGATGCCACGCACTACGGTGAAGACCTCTGTAGCGAGCGCCTCTTCATCGTCGGAGGTGCGTCCAAAAC
The Polyangiaceae bacterium genome window above contains:
- a CDS encoding DNA-3-methyladenine glycosylase; this translates as MTRIKIEGHSLPPANVSFEGKPLPRSFYDREVLDVAPALIGAILVHRSNEGTTAGRIVECEAYRGPEDLAAHSAGGRRTRRTEAMFGPPGHTYMFLLYGVNWAFNVVVGASGLPHAILVRAIEPIHGLDLMSKRRGVDPHRLMLTNGPGKLTNAMGLDATHYGEDLCSERLFIVGGASKTIGISARINVDYAGEHALLPWRFYERGNRYVSVAPKS